From the Rhodopirellula bahusiensis genome, one window contains:
- a CDS encoding MFS transporter: MPSSKRRNTRRAAVGSVLFSAGLFCGTLVAVPKLHRALSSEQTPVEMTCAELVQNGIGESSVVRLTDATIAEPSEEMDFAMLAPDPNAAQALPVGTGMRAWMSGDKVAMAKSTISKTLKHPRSKKLIDQMVRGEVIPRDFVGASMPQPLKLSPGRDIAALALEEVKTTGTLTAFVTEDPTSKWIAKSGDYLGVELPEPFVKSAEMDQYSLHPISQTESVSNASIWIGASAFSMTIGWLLCSSAGWGLWILFCPVAAIVGVFGIPLRSGRGNRVTWMLAFFVGGFSLAAAYGLAFVLGGLGQAQSMWTMQAAGFIAACAGMATWLGIRGSIKTKRSMVLSPGSLDDLILPKKGRAKNAKPSKKQKRAKKSSGTDVDADQYTTTGVRQDALQETLNKNASYSRKYLDPRLSVPANAQASPEAMEHNLLWQKADFEEPLLVEIGRGDAACQATIQVGCQNLVLGMTDELDGQVRLRMISVLEDGHCLVSVDDSYPDLQIGGANEQATLSMYESVKAPKLLAKHLENAADLAEKRSSGLVTLDSNEWRDVVLLTERVLKSVLHDEGHQKWEIYDMTYGRFSYPVQDVRMFEEPSPV; encoded by the coding sequence ATGCCCTCCTCAAAACGACGTAACACTCGACGTGCAGCAGTCGGCAGCGTTTTGTTTTCGGCCGGTCTCTTTTGCGGAACCCTTGTCGCCGTTCCCAAGCTTCATCGGGCATTGTCGTCGGAACAAACTCCCGTCGAAATGACTTGTGCGGAGCTGGTTCAAAACGGAATTGGCGAGTCGTCGGTCGTTCGGCTGACTGACGCGACAATTGCAGAGCCATCCGAAGAGATGGACTTCGCCATGTTGGCACCCGATCCCAATGCGGCTCAAGCGTTGCCTGTCGGCACGGGGATGCGAGCTTGGATGTCGGGTGACAAAGTTGCGATGGCCAAGTCGACCATCTCGAAAACACTGAAGCACCCAAGGTCCAAGAAGCTAATTGACCAGATGGTGCGCGGCGAAGTCATTCCGCGGGACTTTGTCGGCGCTTCAATGCCACAACCGCTCAAACTCTCGCCCGGTCGCGACATAGCTGCCTTGGCTTTAGAAGAAGTCAAAACAACCGGAACGTTGACAGCTTTCGTCACGGAAGATCCAACATCGAAGTGGATTGCCAAATCAGGTGACTACCTGGGTGTCGAACTACCAGAGCCGTTTGTGAAGTCAGCTGAAATGGATCAGTACTCTTTGCACCCCATCTCTCAAACCGAATCCGTTTCAAACGCCAGCATTTGGATCGGTGCGTCCGCCTTTTCGATGACCATCGGATGGTTGCTTTGCAGTTCGGCTGGTTGGGGGCTTTGGATCCTATTCTGTCCCGTCGCCGCGATTGTCGGTGTGTTCGGGATTCCATTGCGGTCCGGTCGTGGCAACCGAGTCACATGGATGCTGGCGTTCTTCGTCGGTGGATTCAGTTTGGCCGCCGCATACGGGTTGGCATTTGTTCTCGGTGGATTGGGGCAAGCTCAATCGATGTGGACGATGCAGGCCGCCGGTTTCATCGCGGCTTGTGCCGGAATGGCCACTTGGTTGGGGATTCGCGGGAGCATAAAGACCAAACGCAGCATGGTGTTGTCGCCAGGATCACTGGACGATTTAATCCTGCCAAAGAAAGGTCGAGCGAAGAATGCAAAGCCTTCGAAAAAGCAAAAGCGAGCGAAGAAGTCCAGCGGCACGGATGTCGACGCGGATCAGTACACAACGACTGGAGTTCGACAAGACGCGTTGCAAGAAACGCTGAATAAGAACGCCAGCTATTCTCGCAAGTATTTGGATCCTCGATTGAGCGTGCCTGCCAACGCACAAGCATCACCCGAGGCGATGGAGCACAACCTGCTTTGGCAAAAAGCTGATTTCGAAGAACCGTTGTTGGTGGAAATTGGTCGCGGCGATGCGGCATGCCAAGCTACGATCCAGGTCGGGTGTCAGAATCTGGTTCTAGGCATGACGGATGAGCTTGACGGGCAAGTTCGTCTGCGGATGATCAGCGTGCTGGAGGACGGGCACTGTTTGGTGAGTGTCGACGACTCGTATCCCGACCTTCAAATCGGTGGTGCCAACGAACAGGCAACCTTGTCCATGTATGAATCTGTTAAAGCACCGAAGTTGCTCGCGAAGCACTTGGAGAACGCCGCCGATCTGGCTGAGAAACGCAGTTCAGGTTTGGTAACACTGGATAGCAACGAGTGGCGTGATGTCGTTCTGCTAACGGAACGGGTGCTCAAGTCCGTCTTGCACGACGAAGGGCATCAAAAGTGGGAGATCTACGACATGACCTATGG
- a CDS encoding dicarboxylate/amino acid:cation symporter — protein sequence MTESPKHNQSLTYWIAGAIVAAIAVALTAPNIAVHFEIGGELFLRALKMIVVPLVFTSVLCGVLGLGDVRQLGRPGATAVGYYLCTTVLAVVIGLVVVNVIRPGVGTVDPAVLEKFAESAELPNGQTEAPGMGVVLENLALMLITDNLFAAAADTQLLPIIVFTIAIGALMTTMMDRVRSIATLVTEANDLLLRFVMALMKLAPIGIFCLVAARFGKAQADGRFFEEISQIGWYFAAVVIGLAIHGFVILPTIYYLVTKKNPYHYMAAMSQALLTAFSTASSSATLPVTLECAESAGVSKRSTEFVIPLGATINMDGTALYEAAAAIFIAQAIGFDLTLSDQLIVAVTATLAAIGAAGIPEAGLVTMLIVLGAVGLPLEYLGLILAVDWLLDRFRTAVNVLGDSIGAAVVGTTIPDPEPSRTS from the coding sequence ATGACGGAATCACCCAAGCACAATCAGTCACTGACGTATTGGATTGCGGGTGCGATTGTGGCGGCGATCGCAGTTGCACTGACTGCTCCGAATATCGCGGTGCACTTCGAAATCGGTGGCGAACTGTTCCTTCGGGCGCTCAAGATGATTGTGGTGCCCTTGGTGTTCACTTCCGTGTTGTGTGGAGTTTTGGGGTTGGGCGATGTCCGGCAACTAGGCCGTCCGGGCGCGACCGCGGTGGGGTACTACCTGTGCACGACCGTCTTGGCCGTGGTCATTGGATTGGTCGTGGTCAATGTCATCCGCCCGGGAGTCGGAACGGTCGATCCTGCCGTTCTCGAAAAGTTTGCTGAGAGCGCCGAACTTCCAAACGGTCAAACAGAGGCACCCGGCATGGGCGTTGTGCTCGAGAATCTTGCGTTGATGCTGATCACGGACAACTTGTTCGCTGCCGCAGCCGACACTCAGTTGTTGCCGATCATCGTGTTCACAATCGCAATCGGGGCGCTGATGACAACCATGATGGATCGCGTTCGGTCGATCGCCACTTTGGTCACCGAAGCCAATGATTTGCTGCTGCGGTTTGTCATGGCTTTGATGAAGCTCGCACCGATCGGGATTTTCTGCCTGGTGGCTGCAAGATTCGGAAAAGCTCAAGCCGACGGTCGCTTCTTTGAAGAAATCAGCCAGATCGGTTGGTACTTCGCCGCGGTGGTGATCGGCTTGGCCATCCACGGCTTCGTTATCCTTCCGACAATTTACTATCTGGTTACCAAGAAAAATCCCTATCACTACATGGCGGCGATGAGTCAAGCGTTGCTGACAGCGTTCTCAACCGCCAGCTCATCGGCGACGTTGCCGGTCACACTGGAGTGCGCTGAATCCGCTGGCGTTTCAAAGCGTTCCACTGAATTCGTGATCCCATTGGGAGCGACGATCAACATGGATGGCACCGCGTTGTACGAAGCTGCCGCGGCCATTTTTATCGCCCAAGCCATCGGCTTCGACCTGACACTTTCAGACCAATTGATCGTGGCGGTCACCGCGACGCTGGCCGCAATCGGAGCCGCGGGAATACCGGAGGCGGGGCTGGTCACGATGCTGATTGTCCTGGGAGCTGTCGGATTGCCTTTGGAATACCTTGGCCTGATCCTCGCGGTGGATTGGTTGCTCGATCGATTCCGAACCGCGGTCAACGTTTTGGGCGACAGCATCGGTGCGGCGGTCGTGGGCACGACGATCCCAGACCCCGAACCATCGAGAACTTCATAG
- a CDS encoding NfeD family protein produces MSGQRFVLVGFRHSVVPGWGRSLWCMLVILLGLLPIHLGLAQTDTSPKTGVLIDVPSPLNSRDVDRILARLSQIAVASKRGDASDRGRTTVVLRLGETGRGGQADSAAPSSEQSTPSEARNSAGGATAFEDALKIARAVSSSDLKRVRVVAWVDGAVSGHDVLLPLASETLLISSSGSIGDAGRFEPQLDDTIGVLYQSIARRRALIPLELVGGLVDSSLEVAKVNLIDGESSFLSGKSLLDARSAGRVASENTLANSGEPLVLDANQLRQIRAAAAIVDSEETVSDWLELSALQSDDSRSVDEAVGRLVRVTGNITGSRVRRWQSNLAATIDSPDVNTWLIAIDSPGGNLNRSASLAATLADPGIAIQAVGGCVTGEARGDAALIALACQPLIMLPDSTIGGSGADAMSPADVQRQSELIDMVADSTGRSVALIRGLLDPSLSVHRYVHRRSGRVRYATSDQIRLDSNENETSDWQRMEKIELASGLNASQAMELGLADGTSESLQTASAAVGLNGIPPELSDRGLVRWVERLGGQTGLAMSLLVVGFMMLSIEASAPGLGFPGFIALVCFAFFFWIKYLAGTAEWAELLAFGLGLACIGIEIFVLPGFGVFGVGGLILTAIGVMLMSQTFVVPQNAYQLGELTRGLWVTLGGLGGCVLGMILVRMYLPQAALATGLSMGVPEANLDESERLAHYDNLMGQTGEATTPLRPSGKARFGETIVPVVSDATAIDAGQSIRVIQVLGNRITVEAVD; encoded by the coding sequence ATGAGCGGTCAACGGTTTGTCTTGGTTGGTTTCCGGCACAGTGTGGTCCCCGGCTGGGGGCGATCACTTTGGTGCATGCTAGTCATATTGCTTGGCCTGTTGCCCATTCATCTTGGACTGGCACAGACGGATACGTCGCCCAAAACGGGAGTGCTGATCGACGTCCCGTCTCCTCTGAACAGTCGCGACGTTGATCGGATCTTGGCTCGCTTGTCTCAGATCGCTGTCGCATCCAAACGCGGCGATGCATCTGACAGAGGCCGAACCACTGTGGTCCTGCGACTCGGAGAAACCGGCCGAGGTGGACAAGCGGATTCGGCCGCGCCAAGCAGCGAACAATCGACGCCTTCAGAGGCCAGGAATTCCGCTGGTGGAGCCACTGCATTCGAGGACGCACTGAAGATCGCGCGAGCGGTTTCCAGTTCTGATCTCAAACGCGTCCGGGTGGTCGCCTGGGTCGATGGAGCCGTGTCCGGGCACGATGTGCTGCTACCGCTCGCTTCGGAAACGTTGCTGATTTCATCGTCTGGATCGATCGGTGACGCCGGTCGGTTTGAGCCACAGCTCGACGACACGATCGGAGTTTTGTATCAATCCATCGCCCGCCGCAGGGCTTTGATACCGCTGGAGTTGGTCGGTGGTTTGGTCGACTCCAGTCTCGAAGTTGCGAAGGTCAATTTGATCGACGGTGAGTCAAGCTTTTTGTCCGGGAAATCGCTGCTGGACGCTCGCTCGGCTGGGCGGGTCGCTTCGGAAAACACCCTGGCCAATTCCGGCGAACCACTCGTCTTGGACGCCAATCAGCTCAGGCAAATTCGGGCCGCCGCGGCGATCGTCGATTCAGAAGAGACCGTTTCGGACTGGCTGGAACTGAGTGCACTGCAAAGCGACGATTCGCGATCAGTGGACGAAGCGGTCGGGCGATTGGTCCGAGTCACCGGCAATATCACCGGATCTCGCGTCCGTCGGTGGCAGAGCAATTTGGCCGCGACGATCGATTCGCCAGACGTGAACACGTGGTTGATTGCCATCGATTCACCAGGCGGCAATTTGAATCGAAGTGCATCGCTCGCTGCGACCCTGGCGGATCCCGGCATCGCCATTCAGGCGGTGGGAGGCTGCGTGACCGGCGAAGCTCGCGGGGATGCGGCGTTGATCGCGCTGGCCTGCCAACCACTAATCATGTTGCCGGATTCGACAATCGGCGGCAGTGGCGCCGACGCAATGTCACCCGCCGACGTGCAGCGTCAGTCAGAGCTGATCGACATGGTCGCGGACTCGACCGGCCGAAGCGTCGCGCTCATTCGCGGATTGCTGGATCCTTCCCTTTCAGTGCACCGATACGTTCACCGCCGCTCGGGACGAGTCCGCTACGCAACCTCGGATCAAATCCGCCTGGACTCAAATGAAAACGAAACCAGCGATTGGCAGCGGATGGAAAAGATCGAACTCGCGTCGGGTCTCAACGCCTCCCAAGCCATGGAACTCGGATTGGCCGATGGCACATCCGAATCTCTGCAAACAGCCTCCGCAGCAGTCGGCCTGAACGGCATCCCGCCAGAACTATCGGACCGCGGACTGGTTCGCTGGGTTGAACGACTCGGAGGCCAAACCGGACTCGCGATGTCGCTGTTGGTTGTCGGCTTCATGATGCTGTCGATCGAAGCAAGCGCCCCGGGACTCGGTTTTCCCGGGTTCATCGCTCTGGTTTGCTTCGCATTCTTCTTTTGGATCAAGTATCTCGCCGGGACCGCTGAGTGGGCAGAGCTCCTCGCCTTTGGACTTGGCCTGGCTTGCATCGGCATTGAGATATTTGTGCTGCCTGGCTTTGGAGTCTTCGGAGTCGGCGGCCTGATTTTGACAGCGATCGGCGTGATGCTCATGAGCCAAACGTTCGTCGTTCCACAGAACGCTTACCAGCTCGGTGAACTGACACGAGGCCTTTGGGTCACGCTTGGAGGACTAGGCGGCTGCGTTCTTGGCATGATTTTGGTCCGGATGTATCTGCCACAAGCAGCTCTTGCGACTGGATTGTCGATGGGCGTCCCCGAAGCCAACCTGGATGAATCGGAACGCTTGGCTCACTACGACAATCTGATGGGCCAAACCGGCGAAGCCACCACGCCGCTGCGGCCCAGCGGTAAGGCAAGGTTCGGTGAGACAATCGTTCCGGTCGTGAGCGACGCAACCGCGATCGATGCCGGTCAATCCATTCGTGTCATCCAAGTCCTCGGAAACCGAATCACCGTCGAGGCGGTGGATTGA
- a CDS encoding NfeD family protein: MPVLYTIGLLVLFLTLVIAEIIVPSGGLLGLFAVAAAITAVLIAFTVSLNFGLAIVLALLVLTPILLSIVLRFWPQTAIGKEILNRRSNGTESSAPVATTPDGTPLVDLIGRYGVAASDLLPAGRVIIDGHKVDAVSTGMPIDSGDPIKVVRVQAGKLQVRSATAEESQTDMPAESAESIELYNNTDSAKTLDEVNLDDLDIESSPASSIRYP; this comes from the coding sequence ATGCCGGTTCTCTACACGATCGGCTTGTTGGTACTCTTCCTGACTTTGGTGATTGCCGAGATCATCGTACCCAGTGGCGGCCTGCTTGGATTATTCGCGGTCGCCGCAGCGATCACCGCGGTTCTGATCGCATTCACCGTCAGCCTGAATTTCGGTCTGGCGATCGTCTTGGCCCTGCTCGTACTGACGCCGATCCTGCTCAGCATCGTCTTGAGATTCTGGCCGCAAACCGCGATCGGCAAAGAGATCTTGAACCGTCGTTCCAACGGAACAGAAAGCTCCGCTCCCGTCGCAACCACCCCCGACGGCACCCCGCTGGTCGACCTAATCGGCCGCTACGGAGTCGCCGCATCCGATTTACTACCAGCAGGCCGAGTCATCATCGACGGCCACAAAGTCGACGCAGTAAGCACCGGAATGCCAATTGACAGCGGAGATCCAATCAAAGTCGTCCGAGTCCAAGCCGGAAAACTGCAGGTTCGATCAGCAACCGCAGAAGAATCCCAAACGGACATGCCTGCCGAATCAGCAGAATCAATAGAGCTATATAACAATACTGACTCAGCCAAAACCCTCGACGAAGTCAACCTGGATGACCTAGACATCGAATCCAGCCCGGCAAGTTCAATACGCTATCCATGA
- a CDS encoding PEP-CTERM sorting domain-containing protein, with product MFRIIVFGAILLTLQLATLTLADAAVIVDQSQLAGAPSGTAGSLSRIAEFSQNDLAQSFRPTLDNITGARVHLWGGSDAGIGSGNITIELFSALPNDSGVMLGSGTSNSVSPGQYAVVDFGSVSVVPDQTLYLVFTSTNDTLALSGSVNDPYSRGNTFANTGYMAFPNFDYTFETFGASAVPEPSAFALLGIGACAAIARRRRLIPTAAS from the coding sequence TTGTTTCGAATCATTGTTTTTGGTGCGATATTGCTCACTCTGCAATTGGCGACGTTAACTCTCGCAGATGCAGCCGTAATCGTTGATCAGAGCCAACTGGCTGGGGCGCCAAGTGGAACAGCAGGGAGCCTGTCACGTATCGCCGAGTTTTCTCAAAACGACCTTGCTCAATCGTTTCGCCCAACTCTAGACAATATTACCGGCGCCAGGGTGCATCTTTGGGGCGGCAGCGATGCTGGTATCGGCAGCGGCAACATTACGATCGAGCTTTTTAGTGCTCTGCCTAATGATTCGGGGGTAATGTTGGGTTCAGGTACGTCTAATAGCGTTAGCCCAGGACAATATGCAGTAGTTGATTTTGGGAGTGTTTCTGTTGTGCCCGATCAAACGCTCTATCTCGTATTTACTAGCACTAACGACACCTTGGCTCTATCTGGATCAGTTAATGATCCGTATTCACGTGGCAATACGTTTGCGAATACTGGTTATATGGCATTCCCAAACTTCGATTATACGTTCGAGACCTTTGGCGCTTCTGCAGTACCTGAACCTTCTGCTTTCGCCCTGCTTGGCATCGGTGCATGTGCGGCTATCGCGCGACGACGTAGACTGATACCGACTGCTGCGAGCTGA
- a CDS encoding DUF1559 family PulG-like putative transporter yields the protein MKTKPSGFTLVELLVVITIIGILMGLLIPAVNSARETARRNQCSTQIKNLSLAAIQYENSKGELPGYIQSFGRFAGGSDPSDPLNGSLPAHMKIGTWTVALLPWLDAQPTYEHWSEDRYPIVHLGAADTEHEPTSGASGNDFHSLAAPNLAIMQCPSNPVAQGESGKNSYIANTGLAHFFSTTGGAVGTPLPIGGSVTSMSADQAFEESQSRANGVFNCKYNIIGGKHQYEGPKVRLDDFKDGAGNTMLFSENVQAMPWHRAGFIDAGNLPADETVTFNNSDTSSPAIFAARFSNGMAWHYADPDASKGSSFPWNSKVGSVPMDTANFTKLRINGGGTSVSDEIFNLQMTAANSPQLARPSSAHNDGVNAAMADGGTRFIPDSIDYRIYQALLTPRGKSSHVPWPEYVLDTEAF from the coding sequence ATGAAAACCAAACCATCCGGTTTCACTCTCGTTGAATTGCTGGTGGTGATCACCATCATCGGCATTTTGATGGGGCTGCTCATTCCAGCTGTCAACTCAGCTCGAGAAACAGCCCGCCGCAACCAATGCAGCACGCAGATCAAGAACCTGTCCTTGGCGGCGATCCAGTATGAAAACTCGAAAGGCGAACTGCCTGGATATATCCAGAGTTTTGGCCGATTTGCTGGCGGATCTGACCCATCCGACCCGTTGAACGGAAGCCTGCCCGCACACATGAAAATTGGGACGTGGACGGTAGCGTTGCTTCCATGGCTCGACGCACAGCCTACATACGAGCACTGGAGTGAAGATCGCTACCCGATCGTTCACCTAGGAGCCGCGGACACAGAGCATGAGCCAACGAGTGGTGCATCCGGCAATGATTTTCACTCGCTCGCTGCGCCAAACCTGGCAATCATGCAGTGCCCAAGTAATCCTGTTGCGCAAGGTGAAAGCGGGAAGAACAGCTACATTGCAAATACAGGGTTGGCCCACTTTTTTAGCACTACAGGCGGAGCCGTTGGTACACCTCTACCTATCGGAGGAAGCGTAACTTCGATGAGCGCGGATCAAGCTTTCGAGGAATCTCAAAGTCGAGCTAACGGAGTATTCAACTGCAAATACAATATTATCGGCGGGAAACACCAATACGAGGGTCCAAAGGTTCGACTCGACGATTTTAAAGATGGCGCTGGTAATACGATGTTGTTCTCAGAGAACGTTCAAGCGATGCCTTGGCATCGCGCTGGCTTTATTGATGCAGGGAACTTGCCAGCCGATGAAACTGTGACATTCAACAACTCCGACACGAGTTCTCCTGCTATTTTCGCTGCTCGGTTCTCCAACGGAATGGCTTGGCACTACGCCGATCCTGACGCCTCGAAAGGGAGTTCGTTTCCTTGGAATAGTAAAGTTGGTTCAGTGCCGATGGACACGGCTAACTTCACAAAACTACGTATCAATGGCGGAGGGACCTCGGTTTCGGATGAAATCTTCAATCTGCAAATGACCGCGGCAAATTCGCCCCAGCTAGCACGGCCTTCCTCGGCACACAACGACGGAGTTAACGCGGCGATGGCTGACGGCGGTACTCGGTTTATCCCCGATTCTATCGACTATCGAATCTACCAAGCCCTGCTGACTCCCCGTGGAAAGAGCAGTCATGTGCCTTGGCCTGAGTATGTACTAGACACAGAGGCGTTTTAA
- the greA gene encoding transcription elongation factor GreA: MVESVPMTREGYNKIKAEINRMENEEMPVIVQKIAEAREEGDLKENAEYHAQRENQGMLMAKINELRDKIARASIIDVSSLPKDEVVFGCTVTVEDVAYGDEEQFTLVGAGDEDYDSGKILVTSPFGQGLVGKKVGETAEVDVPAGKLKFKILKIEFDL, from the coding sequence ATGGTCGAATCGGTGCCAATGACCCGAGAGGGCTACAACAAGATCAAGGCCGAGATCAATCGCATGGAAAACGAAGAGATGCCCGTGATCGTTCAGAAAATCGCGGAAGCTCGTGAAGAAGGCGACTTGAAAGAGAACGCGGAATATCACGCCCAGCGTGAGAACCAAGGCATGTTGATGGCGAAGATCAACGAGCTGCGGGACAAGATCGCTCGCGCGTCCATCATCGACGTGTCGTCGCTTCCCAAAGATGAGGTCGTGTTTGGCTGCACCGTGACGGTGGAAGACGTTGCCTACGGCGACGAAGAACAGTTCACCTTGGTCGGTGCTGGCGATGAAGACTACGACAGCGGCAAGATTCTTGTCACCAGTCCGTTTGGTCAGGGGTTGGTTGGCAAGAAGGTTGGCGAAACGGCTGAGGTCGATGTGCCCGCAGGAAAATTGAAGTTCAAAATCCTGAAAATTGAATTCGATCTGTGA
- the yacG gene encoding DNA gyrase inhibitor YacG produces the protein MEPPVRLNCPTCSRRFLSDETPAMPFCSKRCQLIDLGRWMNEEIGLPHEGDPGDTPVEYLDDRDLSQPTPERHNQSAHRFDG, from the coding sequence ATGGAACCGCCTGTCAGACTCAATTGCCCAACCTGCAGCCGCCGTTTTCTATCGGATGAGACGCCAGCGATGCCGTTTTGTTCCAAGCGTTGCCAGCTGATCGATTTGGGGCGTTGGATGAACGAGGAGATCGGTTTGCCTCACGAAGGCGATCCCGGCGACACGCCCGTTGAGTACTTGGATGATCGCGATCTGTCTCAGCCGACTCCTGAGCGGCACAACCAGAGTGCTCATCGATTTGACGGCTAG
- a CDS encoding retropepsin-like aspartic protease family protein: MQSKCHRRLPPGYRTNQPSHPVNSVVVWSHRSSAGQYLVIAALLLATLGITAPTTGEDEATEQPAGKTQVTRYSASVEAKAEKILQDAGLRRSGKSLVANESADIARSMTALIKQRRELILEQKELDALLAQVQQINEQIRVSENQDGELNLQLARVAGNDVGANNRIVALINANRTRVGQLRSQRTKTQELANEQRSELNSKQADYAESVFQIRKDLDALRDSIGKILEDAKVKIAIQVMNANQGVPSSISAEDILHTIELRLAKIEQEVFSESIPLEIERNGSLYVTASVNNQPVRMVVDSGATLVTLTAEAAKELKIEVPTDAPLLRLVMANGDEISAKRVNLDSVRVGPFEAKDVSCAILDPVASRADPMLGMSYLGEFKFEIDAAQKSLSMLRVETSP; encoded by the coding sequence ATGCAATCCAAATGCCATCGCCGCCTCCCGCCGGGCTATCGAACCAACCAACCGTCACACCCGGTGAACTCGGTCGTAGTTTGGAGCCACCGATCCTCGGCCGGCCAATACTTGGTCATCGCAGCCTTGTTGCTCGCGACCCTGGGCATCACTGCCCCAACGACGGGCGAAGACGAAGCAACTGAACAGCCCGCCGGCAAAACCCAGGTGACTCGTTATTCCGCAAGCGTCGAAGCCAAGGCGGAAAAAATCTTGCAAGACGCTGGCCTGCGACGCAGCGGAAAATCCTTGGTCGCGAATGAGTCCGCTGACATCGCCCGATCGATGACTGCTCTGATCAAGCAGCGACGCGAACTGATCTTGGAACAGAAAGAGCTCGACGCATTGCTGGCCCAGGTCCAGCAGATCAACGAACAAATACGAGTGTCGGAGAATCAAGACGGAGAACTGAACCTGCAATTGGCCCGCGTCGCGGGAAACGATGTCGGCGCGAACAACCGAATTGTGGCTTTGATCAATGCCAACCGAACTCGCGTCGGCCAGTTGCGATCACAACGAACCAAGACTCAAGAGCTTGCCAACGAGCAAAGATCAGAGCTCAATTCAAAGCAAGCCGACTACGCTGAATCCGTGTTTCAAATCCGCAAGGACTTGGACGCGTTGCGAGATTCGATCGGGAAGATTTTGGAAGACGCCAAAGTCAAAATTGCAATCCAGGTCATGAATGCAAATCAGGGTGTTCCGTCCTCGATATCAGCCGAAGACATCCTGCACACAATTGAACTGCGCCTGGCAAAGATCGAACAGGAAGTCTTTTCGGAATCAATCCCACTCGAGATCGAACGCAATGGTTCGCTTTACGTGACCGCCAGCGTCAACAACCAACCTGTTCGCATGGTCGTCGACAGCGGGGCGACGCTGGTGACGTTGACCGCCGAAGCCGCGAAAGAATTGAAGATTGAAGTCCCCACCGACGCGCCGCTGTTGCGTCTGGTAATGGCGAACGGCGACGAAATCTCGGCCAAACGAGTCAACCTGGACTCCGTTCGCGTGGGCCCGTTCGAAGCGAAAGATGTCTCCTGTGCGATCTTGGATCCGGTCGCCTCGCGAGCCGATCCCATGCTAGGGATGAGCTACCTCGGTGAATTCAAATTCGAGATCGATGCGGCGCAGAAAAGCCTCAGCATGCTGCGGGTCGAGACGTCACCCTGA